In Erpetoichthys calabaricus chromosome 2, fErpCal1.3, whole genome shotgun sequence, a genomic segment contains:
- the LOC114646579 gene encoding uncharacterized protein C2orf72, which produces MALSPDQDDELSDEQFEEVLNEIGGRHRIYLVGDIWENERRARARQLSELVNDLFDLDLVEPCRMHNGDPSASANPVNANISGAYTCPTASRSMCKKQARAIDSPLVVFVFSQGSLRTTSRRASLRVILKDVRGRIRFSRQRPALLGLVYSPGGRSTDSPDLIYQLDQQLRSVFRNLSKEAVQTGLFVPKDTTVNVEIKRSVCRVLRAARGDQTADTSTRSSSWCFLQCFYLWGSSKRTQQPVGEKQGIVENGEEAIPLQLPLSGTSQAASTGDDKESSV; this is translated from the exons ATGGCACTTTCACCAGACCAAGATGATGAGCTGTCCGACGAACAGTTTGAAGAGGTCTTGAACGAAATCGGAGGCAGGCATCGGATCTACCTGGTTGGAGACATTTGGGAAAATGAGAGAAGAGCACGAGCCAGGCAGCTGTCGGAGTTGGTGAATGACCTCTTTGATTTGGATCTGGTCGAACCGTGCAGAATGCACAACGGTGACCCCTCCGCCAGCGCAAACCCGGTAAATGCGAATATTTCGGGAGCTTACACCTGTCCCACAGCGTCACGCAGCATGTGCAAGAAACAGGCGCGGGCGATCGACTCGCCTCTCGTGGTCTTTGTATTCAGTCAAGGAAGCCTGCGTACTACCTCCCGACGTGCCTCCTTACGGGTGATCCTAAAAGACGTGCGAGGCCGTATCAGGTTTTCGAGGCAGCGGCCGGCACTGTTAGGACTCGTCTACTCCCCCGGTGGCCGCAGCACGGACAGTCCTGACCTGATATACCAGCTGGACCAGCAACTGCGATCAGTTTTTCGGAATCTGTCTAAAGAAGCAGTACAAACCGGGCTGTTCGTCCCTAAGGACACGACGGTGAATGTGGAAATCAAGAGGAGTGTCTGCAGAGTACTGCGAGCCGCACGGGGAGACCAGACAG CTGATACTTCAACAAGAAGTTCCTCCTGGTGCTTCCTGCAATGTTTTTACCTGTGGGGAAGCAGCAAACGAACACAGCAGCCTGTTGGTGAAAAACAAG gaaTTGTTGAGAATGGAGAGGAAGCAATTCCTTTGCAGCTCCCTTTGTCTGGGACCTCTCAAGCAGCTTCCACAGGTGATGATAAGGAAAGTAGTGTATGA